A section of the Deltaproteobacteria bacterium genome encodes:
- a CDS encoding 4Fe-4S dicluster domain-containing protein, producing MRQPSPAPAPRPLANELKPGVSRRAFMQLLGAAGIAGLPGCFRRPPDEVAPYATTPEGVVPGVPRHFATALERDGYALGVLVTSHDGRPTKIEGNPAHPASLGATDAGMQAAVLDLYDPARLQTVRDHGQAMARDTFLERMAALRREHLVDGGAHLHLLLAPTSSPTLISMVQQLRTRFPRATVHSHRPLDTAAWARASKLAYGRVLRSRFDLNRAEVCVALDSDFFSFGPERLRLAREWSDRRVDPMSLNQLFVAETGLSLAGSVADDRLAARPSALPQLALALVRDVSRATGQELALPDPRLDEVQQKFIQRVSRALVKHRGRAVVLVDDASPELLQAAAILLNALVAGELATLLPPVELDPLASPAGLTPLIEAAARGEVRTLISNAFDPVYTAPADVDVRGAFARIRDVIHLGELPDATWSIANLSVPRSHPLESWGDVRAVDGTVSFIQPLIAALYDSFTMAELLSALVNDAPRSARELLEGEWRPKAGADFEEVRREILRTGVVANSQSTPVRAAPDVERLVQVLKNQSPQPTNLLELNLSPDRRMHAGEQSNNVWLQECPDALTQLAWDNALLLSPSTASSLGVSSGEEVELVADDQRLVAPVLTLPGHAEGAATLHLGHGRYFEGEAPVGVDAYVLRTRAALDAAPLASITRTGRTRNLAFIQIEGSDQDRKDARELDVSALEPALSKLAKQRQRYESLFPPVEYHGYRWAMAIDLSRCMGCQACVVACQAENNVPSVGRDEVMRGREMHWLRVDRYFTSEARVQFHPLMCVHCEHAPCEYVCPVNATVHSDEGLNEMVYNRCVGTRYCSNNCPYKVRRFNFHAYGDQVPRLAQLAMNPEVTQRSRGVMEKCSYCVQRIEAARIHRELEHQPIRDGDIVTACQQACPTHALTFGTLSDPNARVSQLHADPRRYDLLGELGTRPRTGYLARLTHRPSEAE from the coding sequence ATGAGACAACCATCGCCAGCTCCTGCGCCGCGCCCGCTCGCGAACGAGCTCAAGCCGGGTGTGTCGCGGCGCGCCTTCATGCAGCTTCTGGGCGCGGCGGGAATCGCCGGCTTGCCGGGCTGCTTCCGCCGACCGCCGGACGAGGTGGCGCCGTACGCGACCACCCCGGAGGGCGTGGTTCCTGGTGTACCGCGTCACTTCGCGACCGCGCTGGAGCGAGATGGCTACGCGTTGGGCGTGCTCGTCACCTCACACGATGGGCGCCCGACCAAGATTGAAGGCAACCCTGCACACCCCGCGAGCCTCGGGGCGACGGATGCCGGCATGCAGGCCGCGGTGCTCGACCTGTATGACCCTGCGCGTCTCCAGACCGTGCGCGATCACGGCCAGGCCATGGCGCGCGACACCTTCCTGGAGCGCATGGCGGCGCTTCGCCGCGAGCACCTCGTCGACGGCGGCGCACACCTGCACCTGCTGCTCGCGCCCACCTCATCACCGACGCTCATCTCGATGGTGCAGCAGCTTCGAACGCGCTTCCCGCGAGCGACGGTGCACAGCCATCGGCCCCTGGACACGGCCGCGTGGGCGCGCGCGTCGAAGCTCGCATACGGCCGCGTGCTGCGCTCGCGCTTCGATCTCAACCGAGCGGAGGTCTGCGTCGCGCTCGACAGCGACTTCTTCTCCTTCGGGCCCGAGCGGCTTCGGCTCGCGCGAGAGTGGTCGGACCGCCGCGTCGACCCGATGAGCTTGAACCAGCTCTTCGTGGCCGAGACGGGGCTCTCGCTCGCCGGGAGCGTCGCCGACGATCGCCTCGCCGCGCGGCCCAGCGCGCTGCCGCAGCTCGCGCTCGCCCTCGTGCGGGACGTCTCGCGCGCCACGGGCCAAGAGCTCGCACTGCCTGATCCGCGCCTCGACGAAGTGCAGCAGAAGTTCATTCAGCGCGTGTCACGCGCGCTCGTGAAGCATCGCGGGCGCGCCGTGGTGTTGGTGGACGACGCCAGCCCGGAGCTGCTGCAGGCCGCCGCGATCCTGCTCAACGCGCTCGTCGCGGGCGAGCTCGCCACGCTGCTCCCTCCCGTCGAGCTCGATCCCTTGGCGAGCCCGGCAGGCCTTACGCCTCTCATCGAAGCCGCAGCGCGCGGCGAGGTGCGGACGCTGATCTCGAACGCGTTCGACCCGGTCTACACCGCGCCGGCCGACGTCGATGTCCGTGGAGCCTTCGCCCGGATCCGCGACGTCATCCACCTTGGCGAGCTGCCCGACGCGACCTGGTCCATCGCGAACCTCTCGGTGCCGCGCTCGCACCCGCTCGAGAGCTGGGGTGACGTGCGCGCGGTAGACGGCACGGTGTCGTTCATCCAGCCGCTGATTGCGGCGCTCTACGACTCGTTCACCATGGCGGAGCTCCTCTCCGCGCTCGTCAACGACGCGCCCCGGAGCGCGCGCGAGCTCCTCGAAGGCGAGTGGCGCCCGAAGGCCGGAGCCGATTTCGAAGAGGTGCGTCGCGAGATCCTCCGCACCGGCGTCGTGGCCAACTCGCAGAGCACGCCGGTTCGAGCTGCGCCCGATGTCGAGCGGCTGGTCCAGGTGCTGAAGAACCAGAGCCCGCAGCCCACGAACCTGCTGGAGCTCAACCTCTCGCCTGATCGACGGATGCACGCTGGGGAGCAGTCGAACAACGTGTGGCTTCAGGAGTGCCCCGACGCGCTCACCCAGCTCGCGTGGGACAACGCGCTCCTGCTGAGCCCCTCGACCGCGAGCTCGCTCGGCGTCTCGTCGGGCGAGGAGGTGGAGCTCGTGGCCGACGATCAACGGCTCGTGGCGCCGGTGTTGACGCTCCCCGGCCACGCGGAGGGGGCCGCGACCTTGCACCTGGGACACGGCCGATACTTCGAGGGCGAAGCCCCCGTCGGCGTCGACGCCTACGTGCTGCGGACGCGCGCGGCGCTGGACGCGGCGCCCTTGGCTTCGATCACCCGGACCGGCCGCACGCGAAACCTGGCGTTCATCCAGATCGAGGGCTCGGACCAGGACCGCAAGGACGCGCGCGAGCTCGACGTGAGCGCGCTGGAGCCCGCGCTGAGCAAGCTCGCGAAGCAGCGGCAGAGGTACGAGTCGCTCTTCCCGCCTGTCGAGTACCACGGCTACCGCTGGGCGATGGCCATCGACCTCTCGCGCTGCATGGGCTGCCAGGCCTGCGTGGTCGCGTGCCAGGCGGAGAACAACGTGCCCAGCGTGGGCCGCGACGAGGTGATGCGCGGCCGGGAGATGCACTGGCTGCGCGTGGACCGCTACTTCACCAGCGAGGCCCGGGTGCAGTTCCACCCGCTGATGTGCGTGCACTGCGAGCACGCGCCCTGCGAGTACGTCTGCCCCGTCAACGCGACCGTGCACTCCGACGAGGGCCTCAACGAGATGGTCTACAACCGCTGCGTGGGCACGCGGTACTGCTCGAACAACTGTCCCTACAAGGTGCGGCGCTTCAACTTCCACGCCTATGGCGACCAGGTGCCGAGGCTCGCGCAGCTGGCGATGAACCCGGAGGTCACCCAGCGCAGCCGCGGCGTGATGGAGAAGTGCAGCTACTGCGTGCAGCGCATCGAGGCCGCGCGCATCCACCGGGAGCTCGAGCACCAGCCCATCCGCGACGGCGACATCGTCACCGCGTGCCAGCAGGCCTGCCCCACGCACGCGCTCACCTTCGGCACCCTCTCGGATCCCAACGCGCGCGTCTCCCAGCTCCACGCCGATCCGCGCCGCTACGACCTGCTCGGCGAGCTGGGCACTCGGCCCCGCACCGGCTACCTCGCACGGCTCACCCACCGCCCCTCGGAGGCCGAGTGA
- the nrfD gene encoding polysulfide reductase NrfD produces MIAERKPEGEEPLLEGAPSIDRLHDTLLRPVWEPPGRGWWALFLPAVAGTGLFAYSVFLTVTRGIGEWGNHIPVAWAFGIVNFVWWIGIGHAGTLISAILHLFEQGWRTSINRVAEAMTIFAVICAGMFPVLHLGRPWFAYWLIPYPDTMQVWPQFKSPLTWDVFAVSTYLTVSVIFWYVGMIPDMAALRDSSPGRFARYAYGALSLGWRGSSKAWRHYEMTYLLLAGLATPLVLSVHTIVSYDFAVSLLPGWHETIFPPYFVAGALHSGIAMVFTLLLPVRWALKLETVITPRHLDALAKLSICMSWLVGYGYATEHFINRYGGDQYDVHVYAARVTGHYAWIWACMVGFNVLVPQLLWWPRMRKNVFVLWFIALVVNLGMWSERFIIIVTSLYQDFVPSRWRDYSPRPVDIGLLVGSVCFFTACFLLFLRFLPPVPVSEVKKLHHQLEAEHDKAAA; encoded by the coding sequence GTGATCGCCGAGCGCAAACCCGAAGGCGAAGAGCCGCTCCTGGAGGGCGCGCCGAGCATCGATCGCCTCCACGACACGCTGCTCCGGCCGGTGTGGGAGCCACCGGGCCGGGGCTGGTGGGCGCTCTTCCTCCCGGCAGTCGCGGGCACGGGCTTGTTCGCGTACAGCGTCTTCCTCACGGTCACGCGCGGCATCGGCGAGTGGGGCAACCACATCCCCGTCGCCTGGGCCTTCGGGATCGTGAACTTCGTCTGGTGGATCGGCATTGGGCACGCCGGCACGCTCATCTCCGCGATCCTTCACCTGTTCGAGCAGGGCTGGCGCACGTCGATCAACCGGGTCGCCGAGGCGATGACCATCTTCGCGGTGATCTGCGCGGGCATGTTCCCCGTGCTGCACCTCGGCCGGCCGTGGTTTGCGTACTGGCTCATCCCCTACCCGGACACGATGCAAGTCTGGCCGCAGTTCAAGAGCCCGCTCACCTGGGATGTGTTCGCGGTGAGCACGTACCTCACCGTCTCCGTCATCTTCTGGTACGTGGGGATGATTCCCGACATGGCCGCGCTTCGCGACTCTTCGCCGGGCCGCTTCGCGCGCTACGCGTATGGCGCACTCTCGCTGGGATGGCGCGGCAGCTCGAAGGCGTGGCGCCACTACGAGATGACCTACCTGCTGCTCGCGGGCCTCGCGACGCCGCTGGTGCTCAGCGTGCACACCATCGTGAGCTACGACTTCGCGGTGTCGCTCTTGCCCGGCTGGCACGAGACGATCTTTCCGCCCTACTTCGTGGCTGGCGCGCTGCACTCCGGCATCGCCATGGTGTTCACGCTGCTGTTGCCGGTGCGCTGGGCGCTCAAGCTGGAGACGGTGATCACCCCCCGGCACCTCGACGCGCTGGCCAAGCTCTCCATCTGCATGAGCTGGCTCGTGGGCTACGGCTATGCCACCGAGCACTTCATCAACCGCTACGGCGGCGATCAGTATGACGTGCACGTGTACGCCGCGCGCGTGACCGGCCACTACGCGTGGATCTGGGCCTGCATGGTGGGCTTCAACGTGCTCGTGCCGCAGCTGCTCTGGTGGCCGCGCATGCGCAAGAACGTGTTCGTGCTCTGGTTCATCGCGCTCGTCGTGAACCTGGGCATGTGGTCCGAGCGGTTCATCATCATCGTCACCTCGCTGTACCAGGACTTCGTGCCCTCGCGCTGGCGGGACTACTCGCCACGGCCGGTCGACATCGGCCTGCTGGTGGGGAGCGTGTGCTTCTTCACCGCGTGCTTCTTGCTGTTCCTTCGCTTCCTGCCGCCGGTGCCGGTGAGCGAGGTGAAGAAGCTGCATCACCAGCTCGAGGCCGAACACGACAAGGCGGCGGCCTGA
- a CDS encoding DUF3341 domain-containing protein — protein MGAWVLAGFSEEERLANAARGMRRAGFERVEAYTPYQSEAVMESLPGSTQVATVVLLAGFVGIGTGLLIQWWCNAFNFPINVGGRPPLSLPTYLPICFECMVLFGSLSGLYAFFISCRLPKLDHALQRSELFARHTVDRFVLAVRWESASSSRPLEKRLRELGASEIEEVGDS, from the coding sequence ATGGGCGCCTGGGTCCTCGCCGGCTTCTCGGAGGAGGAGCGCCTCGCGAACGCCGCGCGCGGCATGCGGCGCGCGGGCTTCGAGCGGGTGGAGGCCTACACGCCCTACCAATCCGAGGCGGTGATGGAGTCGCTGCCGGGCTCCACGCAGGTGGCCACGGTAGTGCTGCTCGCGGGGTTCGTGGGGATCGGCACGGGCCTGCTCATCCAGTGGTGGTGCAATGCGTTCAACTTCCCCATCAACGTCGGCGGCCGACCGCCACTCAGCCTGCCCACCTACTTGCCGATCTGCTTCGAGTGCATGGTGCTCTTCGGCTCGCTCTCCGGGCTCTATGCGTTCTTCATCTCCTGCCGGCTGCCGAAGCTTGACCACGCGCTGCAGCGCTCCGAGCTCTTCGCGCGCCACACGGTCGATCGCTTCGTGCTCGCGGTTCGCTGGGAGTCGGCGTCGTCGTCCCGGCCGCTGGAGAAGCGCTTGCGGGAGCTGGGCGCGAGCGAGATCGAGGAGGTCGGTGATTCATGA
- a CDS encoding cytochrome c, giving the protein MRRLAATLLLLGACTPWQWDPMKKQGRPSAYEPSSLFPDGRAMRTPPAGSVAREDPVGPVHFLEDEPDGGGFVEGPRPPLTAASLDRGEQVFDRICAACHGLRGDGVSRVAQKMSLRPPPSLLAPPITQLGDHQLFAILTEGYGLMPAMRGWLTPEDRWNVISYVHVLQLASAVPAGELSSADRAELGGAK; this is encoded by the coding sequence ATGAGGCGCCTCGCCGCGACGCTCCTGCTCCTCGGCGCGTGCACGCCCTGGCAGTGGGACCCCATGAAGAAGCAGGGCCGGCCGAGCGCGTATGAGCCGAGCTCGCTCTTTCCCGATGGCCGGGCGATGCGCACGCCGCCTGCAGGTTCGGTGGCGCGCGAAGACCCTGTGGGGCCGGTGCACTTCCTCGAGGATGAGCCGGATGGCGGCGGCTTCGTGGAGGGCCCCCGGCCGCCGCTCACCGCCGCTTCACTCGATCGTGGCGAGCAGGTCTTCGACCGCATCTGCGCAGCCTGCCATGGCCTGAGGGGCGACGGCGTGAGCCGGGTGGCGCAGAAGATGTCACTGCGGCCGCCGCCCTCGCTCCTCGCCCCGCCCATCACCCAGCTCGGGGATCACCAGCTCTTCGCCATCCTCACCGAGGGCTACGGCCTGATGCCCGCGATGCGCGGCTGGCTCACGCCCGAGGACCGCTGGAACGTCATCTCCTACGTGCACGTGCTCCAGCTCGCCTCCGCGGTGCCGGCGGGCGAGCTCTCCTCCGCCGATCGCGCGGAGCTCGGAGGTGCGAAGTGA
- the coxB gene encoding cytochrome c oxidase subunit II yields the protein MSTSTGEFFDDYMRHALFLPDQASSFAKSVDHLHYFVILTTFAGGTGVGLAALYFFVRYKRRKGAKPRSPHPLPAALELMFIGVPLALFLLWFAMGISLFKQITTAPDDAMEVYVTAKQWMWEFSYPEGPVSQGVLHVPVGRPVKLLMTSRDVIHSFYVPAFRTKRDVLPGRYTDVWFAAVSPGTYDVYCTQYCGTNHSFMRAQVIAMPQAEYDTWFRNQLRGLARRDDASAPGADGIGHVSSPLREQGEAVAAAHGCFKCHTIDGTPHIGPTWLGMYGRQEVMSDGTHLTVDDPYMTESMMDPEAKIVAGFQPVMPSFQGKLTPLEVAAILEYIKSLDAPGLTARASAGPRYELR from the coding sequence ATGTCCACGAGCACCGGTGAGTTCTTCGACGATTACATGCGGCACGCGCTGTTCCTGCCGGACCAGGCGTCCTCGTTCGCGAAGTCCGTGGACCACCTCCACTACTTCGTCATCCTCACCACCTTCGCCGGCGGCACGGGCGTGGGCCTCGCCGCGCTCTACTTCTTCGTGCGCTACAAGCGGCGCAAGGGCGCCAAGCCACGGAGCCCGCATCCTCTGCCGGCCGCGCTCGAGCTGATGTTCATTGGGGTGCCGCTCGCGCTCTTCCTGCTCTGGTTCGCGATGGGGATTTCACTGTTCAAGCAGATCACCACCGCACCCGACGACGCGATGGAGGTCTACGTCACGGCGAAGCAGTGGATGTGGGAGTTCAGCTATCCCGAAGGGCCGGTCTCGCAGGGTGTGCTGCACGTCCCGGTGGGGCGCCCGGTCAAGCTGCTTATGACCTCGCGCGACGTGATCCACTCCTTCTACGTGCCCGCCTTCCGCACCAAGCGCGACGTGCTGCCGGGCCGCTACACCGATGTCTGGTTCGCGGCCGTTTCGCCCGGCACCTACGACGTGTACTGCACGCAGTACTGCGGAACGAACCACTCGTTCATGCGCGCGCAGGTCATCGCGATGCCGCAGGCCGAGTACGACACCTGGTTCCGCAACCAGCTCCGTGGCCTCGCGCGGCGCGACGACGCGAGTGCGCCGGGCGCCGATGGCATCGGCCACGTCTCCTCGCCCCTCCGCGAGCAGGGCGAGGCGGTGGCCGCGGCGCACGGGTGTTTCAAGTGCCACACCATCGACGGCACGCCGCACATCGGGCCGACCTGGCTCGGTATGTATGGGCGCCAGGAAGTGATGAGCGACGGCACGCATCTCACGGTGGACGACCCGTACATGACGGAGTCGATGATGGATCCGGAGGCGAAGATCGTCGCGGGCTTTCAGCCGGTGATGCCTTCCTTCCAGGGCAAGCTCACGCCGCTCGAGGTGGCGGCGATCCTCGAGTACATCAAGTCACTCGATGCGCCGGGCCTCACGGCGCGCGCCTCCGCGGGGCCTCGCTATGAGCTCCGCTGA
- a CDS encoding cbb3-type cytochrome c oxidase subunit I: MSSAEEVSYLFAQRGWRSWFFTHDHKRIALLYLAVVSLMLMLAGTFALLLRLELLTPEKTLFEAVTYNRLFTLHGVGMVWLFMIPAIPSVFGNFLLPLMIGAHDVAFPRLNLASWYVYVVGALIVLGAMVAGGTDTGWTFYTPYSTTTPREVIPVLFGVFVIGFSSIMTSLNFIVTTHTLRAEGMGWMRMPLFVWAIYGTSVIQVIATPILGITLSLVALESFLGTGIFDPARGGDPVLFQHLFWFYSHPAVYIMVLPGMGVVSELLPTLCHRPPSSYRSIVYSTFGISFVGFLAWGHHMFVSGMSVVNAAFFGLASMLVAIFTAIKIFSWVSTMYEGEIVFNAPLVYLLGFIFLMVFGGMTGVALATVGLDPHWHDTYFVVAHFHFIMAGPVLLAFLAALHFWFPKMFGKKYSERLSLMGATITFFGFFATFTPQFLLGNMGMPRRYYSYPPKFQWLHVASTMGATVLAAGLVLTLGTLLHALIWGERAAQNPWDSRGYEWDTATPPPEHNYEIIPQITRGPYEPAEPGSARVG; encoded by the coding sequence ATGAGCTCCGCTGAGGAGGTCAGCTATTTGTTCGCGCAGCGCGGGTGGCGCTCGTGGTTCTTCACCCACGACCACAAGCGCATCGCCCTGCTCTACCTCGCCGTCGTCTCGCTGATGCTCATGCTCGCGGGGACGTTCGCGCTGCTCTTGCGGCTGGAGTTGCTCACCCCCGAGAAGACGCTCTTCGAGGCTGTTACTTATAACCGTTTGTTTACACTTCACGGCGTGGGGATGGTGTGGCTGTTCATGATCCCCGCGATACCGTCGGTATTTGGCAATTTCCTCCTGCCGCTGATGATTGGCGCGCACGACGTGGCGTTTCCCCGCCTCAATCTCGCGAGCTGGTACGTCTACGTCGTGGGCGCGCTCATCGTGCTCGGCGCGATGGTCGCGGGCGGCACGGACACCGGCTGGACGTTCTACACGCCCTACAGCACCACCACGCCGCGCGAGGTGATCCCCGTGCTCTTCGGCGTGTTCGTGATCGGCTTCTCGTCGATCATGACCAGCCTCAACTTCATCGTCACCACGCACACCCTGCGCGCCGAGGGCATGGGCTGGATGCGCATGCCGCTCTTCGTCTGGGCGATCTACGGCACCAGCGTGATCCAGGTGATCGCCACGCCCATCCTGGGCATCACCCTCTCGCTCGTGGCGCTGGAGAGCTTTCTGGGAACGGGCATCTTCGATCCCGCGCGCGGCGGCGACCCGGTGCTCTTTCAGCACCTCTTCTGGTTCTACTCGCACCCGGCCGTCTACATCATGGTGCTGCCCGGCATGGGCGTGGTGAGCGAGCTCTTGCCCACGCTGTGCCACCGGCCGCCCTCGAGCTACCGCAGCATCGTCTACTCCACCTTCGGCATCTCGTTCGTGGGGTTCCTCGCCTGGGGCCACCACATGTTCGTCTCGGGGATGTCGGTGGTGAACGCGGCGTTCTTCGGGCTGGCGTCGATGCTCGTGGCCATCTTCACGGCCATCAAGATCTTCAGCTGGGTGAGCACGATGTACGAGGGAGAGATCGTCTTCAACGCGCCGCTGGTGTACCTGCTCGGCTTCATCTTCTTGATGGTGTTCGGCGGCATGACCGGCGTGGCGCTTGCGACCGTGGGGCTCGATCCGCACTGGCACGACACCTACTTCGTGGTCGCGCACTTCCACTTCATCATGGCCGGGCCGGTGCTCCTGGCGTTCCTCGCCGCGCTGCACTTCTGGTTCCCGAAGATGTTCGGGAAGAAGTACAGCGAGCGGCTGAGCTTGATGGGCGCCACGATCACGTTCTTCGGGTTCTTCGCCACGTTCACGCCGCAGTTCCTGCTCGGGAACATGGGGATGCCACGGCGCTACTACTCCTATCCGCCGAAGTTCCAGTGGCTGCACGTAGCCTCCACGATGGGCGCGACCGTGCTCGCCGCGGGTCTGGTGCTCACGCTGGGCACGTTGCTCCACGCGCTGATCTGGGGCGAGCGTGCCGCGCAGAACCCGTGGGACTCGCGCGGCTACGAGTGGGACACGGCCACGCCGCCGCCCGAGCACAACTACGAGATCATCCCCCAGATCACGCGCGGCCCCTACGAGCCGGCAGAGCCCGGGAGCGCCCGTGTCGGCTGA
- a CDS encoding cytochrome c oxidase subunit 3 encodes MSAESPAELQFENLERQRYAATLGVWVFLGTEVMFFAALITAYTAYRIYFPEAFSQCSHHMERWVATFETASLLTSSLFMVLAVHATKLGRRPAAALFLLLTVLGGLAFLVMHGHEYWTDWREGGLPGRYYHLEEIRAAGAPMFYASYFFTTGLHSLHVLVGIGLICSMIKRTIQGTLTPEKHNLLEGVGLYWHFVDMVWVFLYPLFYLVP; translated from the coding sequence GTGTCGGCTGAGTCACCTGCCGAGCTCCAGTTCGAGAACCTCGAACGTCAGCGCTACGCGGCGACGCTGGGCGTGTGGGTCTTCCTGGGCACGGAGGTGATGTTCTTCGCCGCGCTGATCACCGCATACACCGCGTACCGCATCTACTTCCCTGAGGCGTTCAGCCAATGCAGCCACCACATGGAGCGGTGGGTGGCGACATTCGAGACGGCCTCGCTGCTCACGAGCAGCCTGTTCATGGTGCTCGCCGTCCACGCCACGAAGCTCGGGCGGCGCCCCGCTGCGGCGCTCTTTCTCCTCCTCACCGTGCTGGGCGGGCTCGCGTTCCTGGTGATGCACGGCCACGAGTACTGGACCGACTGGCGCGAGGGCGGCCTGCCCGGCCGCTACTACCACCTCGAGGAGATCAGGGCTGCCGGCGCGCCCATGTTCTATGCGTCGTACTTCTTCACCACGGGCTTGCACTCGCTGCACGTGCTGGTCGGCATTGGGCTCATCTGCTCGATGATCAAGCGCACCATCCAGGGCACGCTCACGCCCGAGAAGCACAACCTCCTCGAGGGCGTGGGCCTCTACTGGCACTTCGTGGACATGGTCTGGGTGTTTCTCTATCCGCTCTTCTACCTGGTCCCCTGA
- a CDS encoding cytochrome C oxidase subunit IV family protein translates to MEKPLEARTYLWTWAALIVLTAATFGLSHVELGGISTAIGLIIAVAKAALIGLVFMGLLRADFTMRFVPAAALMTLLLLLLVVTLDVTTRSPLARPLGSGYQSEKSMPSLPRKPPSASSSRPGSK, encoded by the coding sequence ATGGAAAAACCGCTCGAAGCGCGGACATACCTGTGGACGTGGGCAGCGTTGATCGTGCTCACGGCGGCCACCTTCGGGCTCTCGCACGTCGAGCTCGGCGGGATCTCCACGGCGATCGGGCTCATCATCGCAGTGGCCAAGGCTGCGCTGATCGGGCTGGTGTTCATGGGCCTGCTTCGCGCCGACTTCACCATGCGCTTCGTACCCGCTGCAGCGCTCATGACGTTGCTGCTGCTCCTGCTGGTGGTGACGCTCGACGTGACCACGCGCTCGCCGCTCGCGCGTCCGCTCGGCAGCGGCTACCAGAGCGAGAAGTCCATGCCGAGCTTGCCGCGGAAGCCGCCGAGCGCGTCGAGCTCGCGGCCGGGCAGCAAGTAG